A part of Paenibacillus donghaensis genomic DNA contains:
- a CDS encoding helix-turn-helix domain-containing protein, with product MKHTPTILAELEDYLKNENLTLALFAERSGVHPRTLSNLRNRYRPIAVQQLDQITRGMGLREGFFYDLYIDNFIIDRAPDWRRIEPLLYRCAEMDKLQQIGRVVQHIMEKLMYAPMLFNVAEELLSRGHQDAAMLLYESVAEGERFQHSERLALCQYRLFKLKLGENQEQNLQAAIQFEPFVRRLDDIEQLDGLKDLANAYRALRRWDQVMKVAEEMGNLARIQYSMVSRADQANLNKPLRPLFFYVAYSSLLIASVHYERRNYNLSLQHIKDYACLDWVNETDTDTLHWKSLFKEWAEANNYLTKLMAGEIELLPDYINFIRTKNTEIFPALWNIMIVANQYDVNVDSIIDTFNNEILHIHKQDGNEVYNQQDTSDQIVGLLFELAHYYLSKKNYTRGFEFLMDGMEKCTIINNESILLRNMKLFECYRKVAPDEFKSQYHNLVEERGTYEEETRSIVGH from the coding sequence TTGAAGCATACACCTACGATTCTAGCTGAATTGGAAGATTACTTGAAGAATGAGAATTTAACGTTGGCATTATTCGCGGAGCGGTCGGGTGTCCATCCTCGAACACTCAGCAATTTACGGAACAGATATCGACCGATTGCGGTGCAGCAGCTCGATCAGATCACTCGGGGAATGGGACTTCGGGAAGGCTTTTTCTACGATCTATACATAGACAATTTCATCATTGATCGCGCGCCGGATTGGCGGAGAATCGAACCACTGCTCTATCGCTGTGCTGAGATGGACAAGCTGCAGCAAATCGGCCGTGTGGTGCAGCATATTATGGAGAAATTGATGTATGCTCCCATGTTGTTTAATGTGGCAGAGGAATTGTTATCCCGGGGCCATCAAGATGCTGCAATGCTGCTCTATGAGAGTGTAGCAGAAGGGGAACGGTTCCAGCATTCGGAACGGCTGGCGCTCTGCCAATACCGGTTGTTTAAGCTTAAGCTTGGGGAGAATCAGGAGCAGAATTTACAGGCTGCGATTCAATTTGAACCATTTGTCAGACGGCTCGATGATATCGAACAATTGGATGGGCTGAAGGACCTCGCCAATGCTTATCGAGCTTTGCGGCGCTGGGATCAAGTAATGAAGGTTGCCGAAGAGATGGGTAATCTGGCCAGAATTCAGTATTCTATGGTCAGTCGTGCAGATCAAGCTAACCTTAATAAGCCATTAAGACCGCTATTTTTTTATGTTGCATATAGTAGCTTGTTGATTGCCAGTGTTCATTATGAACGAAGAAACTATAATTTGTCACTTCAGCACATCAAAGATTATGCTTGTTTAGACTGGGTAAACGAAACTGATACAGATACGTTGCATTGGAAGAGTCTGTTTAAGGAATGGGCGGAAGCTAATAACTATCTCACCAAGCTGATGGCAGGCGAAATTGAATTGCTACCCGATTATATTAACTTTATTCGAACGAAGAATACAGAAATCTTTCCAGCACTGTGGAATATCATGATTGTTGCCAATCAATATGATGTGAATGTCGATTCAATTATTGATACTTTTAATAATGAAATATTACATATTCATAAGCAGGATGGAAACGAAGTTTATAATCAACAAGACACATCCGATCAAATCGTTGGTTTGCTATTTGAATTAGCTCACTATTATTTATCCAAGAAAAACTATACAAGAGGTTTTGAATTTCTAATGGACGGAATGGAAAAATGTACTATAATTAATAATGAAAGCATTTTACTAAGAAATATGAAATTATTCGAATGTTATCGTAAAGTTGCTCCAGATGAATTCAAGTCACAGTATCACAATTTAGTAGAAGAGAGGGGAACTTATGAAGAAGAAACTCGCTCTATTGTGGGTCACTAG
- the ccmA gene encoding heme ABC exporter ATP-binding protein CcmA: MDSPFVRVHEVSKVIKKQSLVEGISFEVAPGHVLALCGGNGAGKSTVLRMLAGILQPTIGEITVNQLRWSKDRKAYSKQLGYMPDDYQFSQGLTAEEALTFWAALRKVPGRKNRVEEVLTQVGLEDKRKVIVNTFSKGMRQRLLLAQALLAEPPLLIMDEPTNGLDPFWMNEFVKQLQQIKAAGQTVVFSTHQLEVAENTADQIVFLSHGRNVGAGSTAAIRKEHGSLYAAFNHSLGLK, translated from the coding sequence GTGGATAGTCCGTTTGTACGAGTACATGAAGTTTCGAAAGTTATCAAGAAGCAAAGTCTGGTGGAGGGAATCAGCTTCGAGGTTGCCCCTGGTCATGTGCTTGCCCTCTGCGGGGGGAACGGAGCCGGTAAAAGCACCGTGCTGCGGATGCTTGCCGGCATCCTGCAGCCCACCATAGGGGAGATAACAGTCAATCAGCTTCGCTGGAGCAAGGACCGTAAGGCTTACTCCAAGCAGCTAGGCTATATGCCGGATGATTATCAGTTCAGCCAGGGACTGACAGCGGAAGAGGCGTTGACCTTCTGGGCGGCGCTGCGCAAGGTCCCTGGGCGCAAGAACCGGGTAGAAGAGGTGCTGACACAAGTCGGTCTGGAAGACAAACGGAAGGTGATTGTGAATACCTTCTCCAAAGGCATGCGCCAGCGGCTGCTTTTGGCCCAAGCCCTGCTGGCGGAACCGCCGCTGCTGATTATGGACGAGCCAACCAATGGACTGGACCCCTTCTGGATGAATGAGTTCGTGAAGCAGCTACAGCAGATCAAGGCCGCCGGACAGACCGTGGTCTTCTCCACCCATCAACTTGAGGTTGCTGAGAATACCGCAGACCAAATTGTATTCTTAAGCCATGGACGCAATGTCGGCGCAGGCTCAACGGCTGCTATCCGCAAGGAGCATGGCTCCCTGTACGCCGCCTTCAACCACAGTCTGGGGCTGAAATGA
- a CDS encoding NusG domain II-containing protein: MGKLKKGDLLIIVFVLLLAGGIHSLKWIRGGNAVYEQGQLTAIITVNGKEYETVQLTKKERMIDIQTEYGHNILKVYDYGIQMIYSDAPQSIALDMGFISKPYQQIICLPTRVMVEVLKPQVTGEEELDAVI; the protein is encoded by the coding sequence ATGGGCAAGCTGAAGAAGGGCGATCTTCTTATTATTGTGTTTGTGCTGCTGCTTGCAGGAGGAATTCACAGCCTGAAGTGGATTCGCGGCGGAAACGCAGTCTACGAGCAAGGACAGCTGACTGCCATCATTACCGTAAACGGCAAAGAGTATGAAACCGTACAATTGACCAAGAAAGAGCGGATGATAGACATCCAGACCGAATACGGACATAACATTCTGAAGGTCTATGACTATGGCATCCAAATGATCTATTCAGATGCCCCGCAAAGTATCGCGCTAGATATGGGCTTCATTTCGAAGCCCTACCAGCAGATTATCTGCCTGCCAACGCGGGTCATGGTAGAAGTCCTGAAGCCACAGGTGACAGGCGAAGAGGAATTGGATGCCGTGATTTAA
- a CDS encoding flippase-like domain-containing protein has translation MDRKIQTLKRFRIVRMILSLSRVRAVKLLVPLAVIALVCWEGQHELSQIHLGTIVHELQQVPGSAVMQMLGMALLAVAVMSTYDYLIRAHFRLKISLWSTFRYAWIANTFNNLIGFAGLAGVGLRTMLYRKSGVPISVLTPAIVFLSPLMITGLSILSWANICGLLPAKELLQEHHWLVFAVWGTAIYLPFFILVQRSALYARWMNSGRGRTPWGTVAASLSTSLLEWAFAGITFWIIASHLLDGVHFVAIFSIFTIAAIAGILSMAPGGIGAFDLIALLGLTQLGISTDKAMAVLVIYRLFYYIIPWLIGLVLAALEMGLQGRRGVRE, from the coding sequence ATGGATCGAAAGATACAAACCTTGAAACGATTCAGAATTGTAAGAATGATCTTATCCTTATCCCGGGTCCGGGCTGTTAAACTGCTGGTTCCGCTGGCTGTCATAGCATTAGTGTGCTGGGAAGGGCAACATGAGCTGAGCCAGATCCATTTGGGAACGATTGTGCATGAACTGCAGCAGGTGCCGGGTTCTGCCGTGATGCAAATGCTGGGGATGGCGCTTCTGGCGGTGGCTGTGATGAGTACCTATGATTATCTGATCCGGGCCCATTTTCGCCTAAAAATAAGTCTATGGAGTACGTTCCGTTACGCCTGGATTGCCAATACGTTCAATAATCTGATCGGCTTCGCCGGGTTGGCCGGTGTAGGCCTGCGTACCATGCTCTACAGAAAAAGCGGAGTGCCGATCTCGGTCCTGACGCCGGCGATTGTGTTTCTCTCCCCGTTGATGATTACAGGTCTGTCTATCTTGTCCTGGGCCAATATTTGCGGGCTTTTGCCGGCAAAAGAACTGCTGCAGGAGCATCACTGGCTGGTGTTTGCGGTATGGGGAACAGCCATTTATCTGCCGTTCTTCATCCTCGTGCAGCGTTCGGCCTTATACGCCAGATGGATGAACAGCGGCCGGGGCAGAACCCCGTGGGGAACCGTTGCAGCTTCGCTTAGCACATCCTTGCTGGAATGGGCTTTTGCCGGGATCACATTCTGGATCATCGCCAGCCATCTGCTGGATGGTGTACACTTTGTGGCGATCTTCAGCATCTTTACCATTGCCGCGATTGCCGGCATTCTGAGCATGGCCCCCGGCGGCATCGGTGCGTTCGACCTGATTGCCTTGTTGGGCCTTACACAGCTGGGCATCAGCACCGATAAAGCGATGGCAGTGCTTGTAATTTACAGATTGTTCTACTATATCATTCCCTGGCTGATTGGATTGGTACTTGCGGCACTGGAGATGGGGCTGCAGGGAAGAAGGGGCGTTCGTGAATAA
- a CDS encoding alpha/beta hydrolase family protein, which translates to MRVMEWVLLVLSFAMLGGLLILPLRSRMQVRLSLIAALIAVIMSVIQVWMEGYRWQMIPAYAVALLLIVRVIVMKSRGSERYIGQHRSRLRIIMNMVLFMFYLGVATALPILLPVFSFAAPSGPYAVGTSTYYWVDENRSETYTADPADNRQLMVQLWYPAELEGDGRDKSAPYIEHLEEIAQGLQDSLNMPRVMFSQLSEIETHAYRDAKVSSAEKKYPVLLFSHGLTGFRNQNTFQAEELASQGYIVAGIDHAYGAAAVVYPGGETAKLQLPEDSGFAAYEATMKIWVEDASFVLDKLERLAASGKPAEDVASRLDLEQIGMYGHSFGGATAAQMLMQDSRIKAALNMDGTLYGPDIPEQGLGKPYLQMNGEQSIDKAAFDTTLDEAVRVSGRTRDSFEQFWQESAQRREHAIAGGGYSLVLANTDHMSFTDFYLFSPLLPPKGAAAERIQEEINRLSLAFFDQTLKQSAERTVVELAEELSGVTLEQGK; encoded by the coding sequence ATGAGAGTTATGGAATGGGTACTGCTGGTGCTGAGCTTTGCCATGCTGGGGGGACTGCTGATTCTTCCGCTGCGCAGCCGAATGCAGGTAAGATTGAGCCTGATTGCCGCTTTGATCGCGGTCATCATGTCGGTAATTCAAGTGTGGATGGAAGGGTACAGATGGCAGATGATTCCTGCTTATGCAGTAGCCCTGCTGCTGATTGTCCGTGTAATTGTAATGAAGAGCAGGGGTTCTGAGCGATACATAGGGCAGCACCGATCGCGTCTAAGAATAATAATGAATATGGTGCTGTTCATGTTCTATCTTGGTGTTGCAACTGCATTGCCAATACTACTGCCTGTGTTCTCGTTCGCTGCACCTTCCGGGCCTTATGCGGTAGGAACCAGTACGTATTACTGGGTGGATGAGAACCGGTCAGAGACCTATACTGCGGATCCCGCTGACAACCGTCAGCTGATGGTGCAGCTCTGGTATCCGGCAGAGCTTGAAGGAGATGGCAGGGACAAGTCTGCTCCTTACATTGAACACTTGGAGGAAATTGCCCAGGGTCTGCAGGATTCGCTGAACATGCCGCGGGTGATGTTCAGCCAGCTGAGCGAGATTGAAACCCATGCTTACCGGGACGCCAAGGTGTCCTCAGCCGAGAAGAAGTATCCGGTGCTGCTGTTCTCGCATGGATTAACGGGCTTCCGCAACCAGAACACCTTCCAGGCCGAGGAGCTGGCCAGCCAGGGTTATATCGTTGCCGGGATCGACCATGCATACGGCGCAGCCGCAGTAGTGTACCCTGGTGGCGAGACGGCCAAGCTGCAGCTACCGGAAGATTCCGGGTTCGCCGCGTATGAAGCAACGATGAAGATCTGGGTAGAGGATGCCTCATTTGTGCTCGATAAGCTGGAGCGTCTGGCTGCGTCTGGCAAACCGGCCGAGGATGTGGCCTCCAGGCTGGATCTGGAGCAGATAGGCATGTACGGTCATTCCTTCGGCGGCGCGACCGCTGCGCAGATGCTGATGCAGGACAGCCGCATCAAGGCTGCGCTGAACATGGATGGCACCCTGTACGGGCCAGACATTCCCGAGCAGGGGCTTGGCAAGCCTTATCTGCAGATGAACGGGGAGCAGAGCATTGACAAGGCTGCTTTTGACACCACGCTGGATGAGGCGGTCCGCGTCTCGGGCAGAACCCGTGACTCGTTTGAGCAATTCTGGCAGGAGTCAGCACAGCGCCGCGAGCATGCCATCGCCGGAGGCGGCTATTCGCTGGTACTGGCGAACACTGATCACATGAGCTTCACGGACTTCTACCTGTTCTCACCACTGCTTCCACCTAAAGGGGCAGCAGCGGAGCGGATTCAGGAGGAGATAAACCGGCTCAGCCTGGCTTTTTTTGACCAGACCCTGAAGCAGTCCGCTGAACGTACGGTTGTAGAGCTGGCTGAAGAATTATCGGGTGTTACACTGGAGCAAGGGAAGTAA
- a CDS encoding ABC transporter permease translates to MTDLIQVARRELKMGFRNPWSYSFLALFCTFSLSLLLINSQNMVQGYSAVTASMLNLILYLLPLMTLFLGSFSLTSEKEEGSWQLLSTYPIGTMSFILGKYAGLAAVLLVIVAFGYGLMGFISGFTGMSFDADTYFLFLAFSAGLVLLFLTIALFIGSLSRNRWQALTVSVAVWFFTVIGWPTFLIAMLGWLPYLWIKPALTVLTILNPAELVRLFVVVKLGGGSVLGPEYYEWVTWISRPQGSVLFIGICLLWISLSIVAVYGIWERGRSRG, encoded by the coding sequence ATGACCGATTTAATACAAGTTGCACGAAGAGAATTGAAGATGGGCTTCCGCAATCCCTGGTCCTATTCCTTTCTGGCTCTGTTCTGTACCTTTAGCTTAAGCCTGCTGCTGATTAATTCACAGAATATGGTTCAGGGCTACTCTGCGGTGACTGCATCCATGCTAAACCTGATCCTCTATCTGCTGCCGCTAATGACGCTCTTCCTCGGCTCCTTTTCTTTAACTTCAGAGAAGGAGGAGGGCAGCTGGCAGCTCTTGTCTACCTATCCAATTGGAACGATGTCCTTTATCCTTGGCAAATATGCCGGTCTTGCCGCCGTTCTACTGGTCATCGTAGCCTTCGGCTACGGCCTGATGGGCTTTATCAGCGGCTTCACCGGAATGAGCTTTGACGCAGATACTTATTTTCTTTTTCTGGCATTCTCAGCCGGGCTGGTGCTGTTATTCCTGACGATTGCCTTGTTCATCGGCTCCTTATCCCGCAACCGCTGGCAAGCGCTGACGGTATCTGTAGCGGTGTGGTTCTTCACGGTCATTGGCTGGCCAACCTTTCTGATCGCCATGCTGGGCTGGCTGCCCTATCTGTGGATCAAACCTGCTCTGACCGTATTAACGATACTTAATCCTGCCGAGCTGGTGCGGCTGTTCGTCGTGGTGAAGCTTGGCGGCGGTTCTGTGCTGGGTCCGGAATATTATGAATGGGTCACATGGATCAGCCGGCCCCAAGGCAGCGTTCTGTTTATAGGGATCTGCCTGCTCTGGATCAGCCTGTCGATTGTTGCCGTGTATGGGATCTGGGAAAGGGGGCGTTCCCGTGGATAG
- a CDS encoding DNA-binding protein, with protein sequence MELNLKGIQPDTLVEMLKLSFASESWDTILQIADKLHQSINRIYTANQEDRAAGIQVRTYGLERSVVYYFGYSMCLKGIAHQRKGEFSESRACIQKYADLSGLEGLDEESWKDIELYRRLSVVNAYVIDIIEGKVEVLEKYVSFLRDNPNELLPGLLHILQSSMNHHYSADWILAEFEELVSTRSETYTTQRNIRYYIKYIHLLSKYYAVQGDHLTAVNVLLQGLVFSVKVRDDIGFRQSTALFESMRDHTTAEQQELYKSLMIEVLEG encoded by the coding sequence GTGGAGCTTAACTTGAAGGGCATCCAGCCGGATACGCTGGTTGAGATGCTAAAACTATCTTTTGCATCAGAAAGCTGGGACACTATCTTGCAGATTGCAGATAAACTACACCAGAGCATCAACCGTATTTATACGGCCAACCAGGAGGACCGCGCTGCTGGGATACAAGTACGTACTTACGGCCTGGAGAGGAGTGTAGTTTATTATTTTGGCTACAGCATGTGTCTCAAAGGAATCGCACATCAGCGGAAAGGGGAGTTCAGTGAATCCAGGGCCTGCATACAGAAATATGCCGATCTAAGCGGTCTGGAAGGGCTGGATGAGGAGAGCTGGAAAGACATTGAATTATATCGCCGCTTGTCAGTAGTCAATGCCTACGTAATAGATATTATTGAAGGTAAAGTAGAGGTGCTTGAGAAATACGTCAGCTTCTTGCGGGATAATCCCAATGAGCTGCTCCCTGGACTGCTTCATATTCTCCAATCCTCAATGAACCATCATTATTCCGCAGACTGGATACTGGCAGAGTTTGAAGAACTTGTATCCACCCGATCCGAAACCTACACAACCCAACGAAATATTCGCTACTACATAAAATACATCCATTTGTTATCCAAATATTATGCGGTTCAAGGAGATCATCTGACTGCAGTGAATGTTCTGCTGCAAGGTCTGGTATTTAGTGTGAAGGTAAGAGATGATATTGGATTCCGGCAATCCACCGCTTTATTTGAATCCATGCGTGACCATACCACAGCAGAGCAGCAGGAGCTGTACAAGAGTCTGATGATTGAGGTTCTGGAAGGATAA
- a CDS encoding DUF7002 family protein, whose product MNNSIIQDITRSPLRRSLFHFTRTRNLQAICALDALYAADVIAPQYAGGIHREELQLAEYEGKKILLNAHLRIKPELMDPDTSVQEFHACLDRHVFLWLTERDCLTMAAMYARREPEETFAILQFAAYELMQEHYEAVRLSKYDSGSSPRYPHRVAYHKSCRMLLPLSQFKHRLESLVPVKASEIKEVLIEHRLAPISRYLQTLYCSDPERVPEAWRTIARPMTELRRYRDKLVAILHLIGDFYLFWRK is encoded by the coding sequence ATGAACAACTCTATCATTCAGGATATCACCCGCAGTCCGCTGCGCCGCTCGCTGTTTCATTTCACCCGCACTCGCAATCTCCAGGCCATCTGCGCTCTGGATGCGTTGTATGCGGCGGATGTTATTGCCCCACAGTATGCCGGGGGGATACACCGGGAGGAACTGCAATTAGCTGAATATGAAGGTAAGAAGATCCTGCTCAATGCCCATCTCCGAATCAAGCCTGAACTTATGGACCCGGATACCTCAGTTCAGGAGTTCCACGCTTGTCTGGACCGGCATGTCTTCCTATGGCTGACAGAACGTGATTGCCTGACTATGGCGGCTATGTACGCCCGGCGCGAGCCGGAGGAGACTTTTGCCATCCTCCAATTCGCTGCCTATGAGCTGATGCAGGAGCATTATGAAGCGGTTCGGCTGTCCAAATACGATTCAGGCAGCTCGCCGCGTTATCCCCACCGTGTCGCCTACCACAAATCCTGCCGGATGCTACTTCCGCTCAGCCAGTTCAAGCACAGACTAGAGAGCCTTGTCCCTGTTAAAGCTTCGGAGATCAAGGAGGTGCTTATTGAGCATAGACTGGCTCCCATCAGTAGGTATCTGCAGACGTTATACTGCTCTGACCCGGAGCGGGTTCCTGAAGCGTGGAGGACTATAGCCCGCCCTATGACGGAGCTTCGGCGTTACCGTGATAAATTAGTTGCGATACTGCATCTAATTGGCGATTTTTATCTGTTTTGGAGGAAATAA
- a CDS encoding MATE family efflux transporter: MTTAQPNANGKDKQKVLILNENLWKVMFQLSWPAIIAMVLYGLNAVIAAVFVGRYVGETALAGVSIAYPLTQISLGLGSLIGVGAGAALSIAIGRRDEVTQKRLMGNVNFLTILITAVYMLLGLLFSRQWIEIMGGEAETLTLGNSYFRITVWGAFFWIYGLAANMIVRAEGKMKSAAVVMGIGLAADIAANYLLVAVLDYGVEGAAWATNIGMFVYTLLGWIYFGKGFSSFRTTTFALYRDAATLKSILGLGFSSFIMNFMNLVQAVVVFNTLSKYGTLSDIAFYGVVFRIFTFLLTPIFGLMRALQPVIGINFGAGQYRRVIRSYYIFSVASMLLTLPFWLFAMIDPQLILGFMLPDQALSGTESLYFRINMALLPLLSLIFMAMTFFPSINKGKPAALIGIARQLVFYVPVMLILPGLIGVSGVYWGSLGIDLVITVWTILMVRKEFVRLRSML, from the coding sequence ATGACAACAGCTCAACCCAATGCTAACGGCAAGGACAAACAAAAAGTTCTCATTCTGAACGAGAATCTATGGAAGGTGATGTTCCAGCTGTCATGGCCGGCAATTATTGCTATGGTTTTATATGGATTAAATGCCGTCATCGCTGCTGTTTTTGTAGGACGTTATGTCGGGGAAACAGCCTTGGCCGGGGTTTCCATAGCCTACCCACTGACACAGATCAGTCTGGGTCTGGGCTCATTGATCGGAGTCGGTGCCGGTGCCGCTCTAAGTATTGCGATCGGACGCCGGGATGAAGTTACCCAGAAACGGCTGATGGGCAATGTCAATTTTTTAACAATACTGATAACTGCGGTGTACATGCTCTTGGGATTGTTATTCTCCAGACAGTGGATTGAGATTATGGGCGGTGAAGCGGAGACCCTGACCCTCGGCAACAGCTATTTCCGAATTACAGTCTGGGGAGCATTCTTCTGGATATATGGACTGGCAGCCAACATGATTGTCCGGGCTGAAGGTAAAATGAAATCGGCCGCTGTAGTAATGGGCATCGGACTCGCGGCGGATATTGCAGCCAACTATCTGCTTGTCGCTGTATTGGACTATGGCGTAGAGGGAGCTGCCTGGGCAACCAATATCGGCATGTTTGTATATACGCTGCTGGGCTGGATTTACTTCGGCAAAGGCTTCTCTTCGTTCAGAACCACAACGTTCGCTCTCTACCGGGATGCAGCGACGCTCAAATCAATCCTTGGTCTGGGCTTCTCCTCCTTCATCATGAACTTTATGAATTTGGTTCAAGCCGTAGTCGTGTTCAACACCTTGTCCAAGTATGGAACCTTATCCGACATCGCTTTTTACGGAGTAGTGTTTCGAATCTTCACCTTCCTGCTGACACCGATCTTTGGCTTGATGCGTGCGCTGCAACCAGTAATCGGCATCAATTTTGGAGCTGGGCAATACAGACGTGTCATTCGCAGTTATTACATTTTCTCGGTGGCGTCCATGCTGCTAACGCTGCCATTCTGGCTGTTCGCGATGATCGATCCGCAGCTGATTCTTGGTTTCATGCTGCCAGATCAGGCTCTGTCGGGAACTGAATCGCTGTATTTCAGAATCAATATGGCCTTGCTGCCTTTGCTGTCGCTGATCTTTATGGCCATGACGTTCTTCCCTTCCATTAACAAAGGCAAACCGGCAGCCCTGATTGGAATCGCCAGGCAGCTAGTCTTTTATGTACCGGTTATGCTGATCCTGCCTGGCCTAATAGGCGTATCCGGTGTGTACTGGGGATCGCTTGGTATTGATCTGGTCATTACGGTGTGGACCATCTTAATGGTGAGGAAGGAATTTGTCCGGCTTCGCTCCATGCTGTAA
- a CDS encoding AAA family ATPase has translation MSKPSSSQRLPRAKGIDMATFYSAKECSSKVKHMLLPQDNRQIVEEFITILGMRETFEQKGVPIPNKIVMYGPPGTGKTLTAYYMAKRLELPLVLVRLDAIIHSHLGETGSNLRKIFDYAKASPCVLFLDEFDAIARTRESGDEVKEMARAVNTLLQCLDEFGDSSVFMAATNLQDELDQAIWRRFDTKMTYRLPDCAERYNYIGMLIGDFEHQQGIAEEASSILDGCSFADIEQIVLKAKRKAIIGQAALDRNHLSSSMQEYNPSVPALMAQGE, from the coding sequence ATGAGTAAACCTAGTTCCAGCCAACGCCTCCCGCGAGCAAAAGGGATCGATATGGCTACATTCTATTCCGCTAAGGAATGCAGCAGCAAAGTCAAACATATGTTACTGCCTCAGGACAACCGACAGATTGTTGAAGAATTCATTACCATTCTGGGCATGCGGGAGACCTTTGAGCAGAAAGGGGTTCCTATCCCCAACAAAATAGTAATGTATGGTCCTCCGGGCACAGGAAAGACACTTACGGCCTATTATATGGCGAAACGCCTGGAGCTGCCGCTTGTGCTTGTCCGGCTGGATGCCATCATCCATAGTCATCTGGGAGAAACCGGCAGTAATCTGCGCAAAATATTCGACTATGCCAAGGCGTCACCCTGCGTGTTGTTCCTGGATGAATTCGATGCCATTGCGCGGACCCGCGAAAGCGGGGATGAAGTAAAGGAAATGGCCCGGGCAGTGAATACACTGCTGCAGTGCCTGGATGAATTCGGAGACAGCAGCGTATTTATGGCCGCCACCAATCTGCAGGATGAGCTGGATCAGGCGATCTGGCGCAGATTTGACACCAAGATGACGTATCGCCTACCGGACTGCGCGGAACGTTACAATTACATTGGGATGCTTATTGGTGATTTCGAGCATCAGCAAGGTATTGCCGAAGAGGCCAGCAGTATATTGGACGGCTGCAGCTTCGCGGATATCGAACAAATTGTCCTGAAGGCCAAACGCAAAGCCATTATCGGGCAAGCCGCTCTGGATCGCAATCACCTCAGCAGCTCTATGCAAGAGTATAACCCTTCAGTTCCCGCGCTCATGGCGCAAGGGGAATAA
- a CDS encoding FlxA-like family protein: MNVSALSSSNSVSSVSSATSSASDTSLLEKQKTKLEAELQSISSSSADEKTKETKTRNIELQIKQIEAQLSRNSQSSASASAAQAPAKPVSTDTMAAASPQEIATATTDSQGRFDIRV; this comes from the coding sequence ATGAACGTATCCGCACTAAGCAGCTCCAATTCGGTTTCCAGTGTATCCTCTGCAACAAGCAGCGCGTCCGATACCAGCCTGCTGGAGAAGCAAAAAACGAAGCTTGAAGCAGAATTGCAGTCGATTAGCTCCAGCTCAGCCGATGAGAAGACCAAGGAAACTAAGACCAGGAATATAGAGCTGCAGATTAAACAAATTGAAGCACAGCTCTCCCGGAATTCACAGAGCAGCGCCTCAGCATCAGCCGCTCAAGCGCCCGCCAAACCCGTGAGCACCGACACGATGGCAGCAGCAAGCCCGCAAGAAATCGCAACGGCCACAACGGACAGCCAGGGTAGATTCGATATTCGCGTATAA
- a CDS encoding redoxin domain-containing protein, translating into MKQYRRRLNLLIMVAIVGAVIWVVIQTVQREDESPAGSIEPGAAAPLFEATTITGEKVRLEDYRGRTVLINFWASWCKPCVREMPLLAGVGTSSASSVETLFINVGESKGTVSDYMKAHEFSFPVTIDVTGRIAGLYRVTALPATFIIDGSGKITQAVLGEVTDLALLESWLR; encoded by the coding sequence ATGAAGCAGTACCGCCGCAGGCTGAACCTGCTGATTATGGTCGCCATTGTTGGTGCGGTCATCTGGGTTGTCATCCAGACCGTGCAGCGGGAAGACGAGTCACCGGCGGGCAGCATAGAACCGGGGGCGGCCGCCCCGCTTTTTGAAGCCACCACCATAACCGGGGAAAAGGTTCGCCTGGAGGATTATCGCGGCAGAACGGTATTGATTAACTTCTGGGCTTCCTGGTGCAAGCCCTGTGTGCGGGAGATGCCTCTGCTAGCCGGGGTAGGGACATCATCCGCGTCTTCTGTGGAGACCTTGTTCATCAATGTAGGCGAGTCCAAAGGCACCGTCTCTGACTATATGAAGGCCCATGAGTTCTCCTTCCCGGTCACTATTGATGTCACAGGCAGAATAGCCGGGCTATACCGTGTTACCGCATTGCCCGCCACGTTTATCATTGACGGGAGCGGGAAGATCACCCAAGCCGTTCTGGGCGAGGTCACGGACCTTGCCTTACTGGAGAGTTGGCTTCGTTAA